One genomic segment of Rhizobium gallicum bv. gallicum R602sp includes these proteins:
- a CDS encoding IS1182 family transposase translates to MMGCQAVPAQLFYDFCLDDHVPADHLLRGIDRHLDLDSVRAQLKPFYSNTGRPSVDPELMMRMLIIGYSMGIRSERRLCEEVHLNLAYRWFCRLGLDGKVPDHSSFSKNRHGRFRQSDILRHMFETVVERCLAQGLVGAEGFAVDASLIAADANKQRSVPGAEWEIKDDAGRSVQEYLAVLDDAAFGAASPVTPKFISPSDPAAQWTGAHKGHAFFAYATNYLIDTDHGVIVDVEATRAIRQAEVGASRTMIDRTENRFGLKPDYLAADSAYGSADNLAWLVKEKDIAPHIPVFDKSNRTDGTFSRSDFTWEAENDRYICPAGKELKQFHRTYATPRSGITSDGRRLYRASKKDCDGCEIKQRCCPNAVARKVPRDLNEDARDVARAIAATPEYEQSRHRRKKVEMLFAHLKRILRMARLRLRGPCGARDEFLLAATAQNLRRLAKLRPQRSPHGIIAV, encoded by the coding sequence ATGATGGGATGTCAGGCGGTTCCGGCGCAGCTCTTTTACGACTTCTGCCTCGATGATCATGTCCCTGCGGACCATCTGCTGCGCGGGATCGATCGTCACCTCGATCTCGATAGCGTTCGAGCACAGTTGAAGCCGTTCTATAGCAACACTGGTCGGCCCTCAGTTGATCCTGAGCTGATGATGCGAATGCTGATCATCGGCTACAGCATGGGTATCCGGTCGGAACGGCGACTTTGCGAGGAGGTCCATCTCAATCTCGCATATCGGTGGTTTTGCCGCCTTGGCCTGGACGGAAAGGTACCGGATCATTCCAGCTTTTCGAAGAACCGTCACGGCCGGTTCCGGCAAAGTGATATCCTCCGACACATGTTTGAGACTGTGGTGGAACGGTGCCTTGCCCAGGGACTGGTGGGTGCGGAAGGCTTTGCCGTTGATGCCAGCCTGATCGCGGCGGACGCCAACAAGCAGCGTTCGGTACCCGGCGCGGAATGGGAGATCAAAGACGACGCCGGCCGCTCGGTACAGGAATATCTGGCAGTTCTCGATGACGCCGCTTTCGGTGCTGCTTCTCCCGTAACGCCGAAGTTTATCTCCCCATCCGATCCGGCAGCCCAATGGACCGGTGCCCACAAAGGGCATGCGTTCTTCGCCTACGCCACCAACTATCTGATCGATACCGATCACGGCGTCATTGTCGATGTCGAGGCCACACGTGCCATCCGCCAGGCAGAGGTCGGTGCATCACGCACAATGATCGATAGGACCGAGAACCGCTTCGGCCTAAAGCCAGACTATCTCGCCGCCGACAGCGCTTACGGTTCTGCTGACAATCTTGCCTGGCTAGTCAAAGAAAAGGACATCGCGCCGCACATTCCTGTCTTCGACAAATCGAACCGGACCGATGGGACCTTCTCGCGTTCGGACTTCACTTGGGAGGCTGAGAATGATCGCTACATTTGCCCGGCAGGTAAGGAGCTGAAGCAGTTCCACAGAACCTATGCAACGCCCAGATCAGGGATCACGAGCGACGGAAGGCGGCTCTATCGAGCCAGCAAGAAGGACTGCGACGGCTGTGAAATCAAACAGCGCTGCTGCCCGAATGCGGTTGCTCGCAAGGTGCCGCGTGATCTCAACGAGGACGCCCGCGATGTCGCCCGAGCGATTGCTGCCACGCCTGAATATGAGCAGTCTCGGCATCGTCGTAAGAAAGTCGAAATGCTCTTTGCTCACCTCAAACGCATTCTCCGGATGGCGCGTTTGAGGCTGCGGGGTCCGTGCGGCGCGCGAGACGAATTCCTGCTTGCCGCAACCGCCCAAAACCTCAGGAGACTGGCGAAACTCAGACCACAAAGGTCGCCGCACGGCATCATCGCCGTATAG
- a CDS encoding ATPase inhibitor subunit zeta, which produces MDTWRMVRRNKLVGMWAAQKLGLFGESATAYSNDLARGTLDVKRNDVLAIIRRDFDAAGVVQSREQILSVMTQSWLDAGRKTDSADASDAALVQIARNLQPR; this is translated from the coding sequence ATGGATACGTGGCGAATGGTGCGGCGCAATAAGCTGGTTGGGATGTGGGCGGCGCAAAAATTGGGATTATTCGGCGAAAGTGCCACGGCCTACTCGAATGACCTCGCGAGGGGCACGCTCGACGTCAAACGCAACGACGTGTTGGCCATAATTCGCAGGGACTTCGATGCCGCGGGTGTGGTTCAATCCAGAGAGCAAATTCTGAGCGTCATGACCCAATCATGGCTGGATGCCGGAAGAAAAACAGACAGCGCAGATGCCAGCGACGCCGCACTGGTGCAGATTGCGCGCAATCTCCAGCCGAGATGA
- a CDS encoding NmrA family NAD(P)-binding protein — MYIVVGGTGHVGSAVAQTLLDEGEAVTVVTRNSEKAGAWRQRGAEVAVADVHDVTSLREVFRSGKRAFLLNPNADISSDTDREERETVRCLLEAIEGSGLDKVVAESTMGAQPGEECGDLNILYELEVGLRNQPIPASVVRAAYYYSNWDTMVGPVTKDGVLSTMLPADLTLPMVAPEDLGRVAARLLQEPIEKIGIHPVEGPKRYSPNDVAAAFAAALGRAVRVDVIPRENWEDAYRSLGFSDAAAHSYARMTALTADGPEYPEDPIRGSISLQTYIGKLVRDSS, encoded by the coding sequence ATGTACATCGTTGTTGGCGGGACGGGCCACGTCGGCTCCGCCGTCGCGCAGACGTTGCTCGACGAAGGCGAAGCCGTCACGGTCGTCACGCGAAACTCTGAGAAGGCCGGTGCATGGCGACAGCGGGGCGCGGAGGTCGCCGTCGCAGACGTCCACGACGTGACGTCGCTGCGTGAGGTATTCCGTAGTGGGAAGCGGGCCTTCCTACTGAACCCGAACGCTGACATCTCGAGCGATACGGATCGGGAGGAACGCGAGACCGTGCGCTGCCTGCTCGAGGCGATCGAAGGATCCGGGCTGGACAAGGTGGTGGCGGAATCAACCATGGGCGCGCAGCCGGGCGAGGAATGCGGCGATCTCAACATCCTTTACGAACTGGAAGTGGGCCTGAGGAACCAGCCGATTCCTGCCAGTGTCGTCCGCGCAGCCTACTACTACAGTAACTGGGATACGATGGTGGGGCCCGTCACGAAGGACGGCGTGCTATCGACCATGCTCCCTGCCGACCTCACGCTCCCGATGGTCGCGCCGGAGGATCTGGGAAGGGTGGCGGCGCGGCTCCTGCAGGAGCCGATCGAAAAGATCGGCATACACCCCGTCGAGGGGCCGAAACGGTACTCCCCCAACGATGTCGCCGCAGCCTTCGCCGCCGCCCTCGGCCGGGCTGTTCGCGTCGACGTGATCCCGCGCGAAAACTGGGAAGACGCATACCGCAGTTTGGGCTTCTCCGACGCGGCAGCTCACTCATATGCAAGGATGACGGCTCTCACCGCCGATGGTCCCGAATATCCCGAGGATCCAATTCGAGGATCGATCTCGCTCCAGACCTACATAGGCAAGCTTGTTCGCGACTCATCCTAA
- the virB11 gene encoding P-type DNA transfer ATPase VirB11 encodes MTEGEDCGVVRELLAPISAFLRDMSLYEIIVNWPGQVVTEGRAGWQTHDLPDLSFDKLMRLARAVASYSSQAIDETRPILSATLPDDERIQIVIPPATTKGTVSVTIRKPSSVSLSLDDLDDGGLFDDGLKTETDGNASDGKLLGYYRNRAYNAFLREAVQARKNIIISGATGSGKTTLSKALIRHIPSSERIISIEDTPELVIPQSNHVRLFYSKGGQGLAKIGARDLLESSLRMRPDRILLQELRDGTAFYYIRNVNSGHPGSITTVHAGSAQLAFEQLTLLVKESEGGRDLDRHDIRALLMIAIDVIVQCKRIDGRFRVSEVYYRDAQAPGIGVAVVKAGQKWSACGGRRTERQRRT; translated from the coding sequence ATGACCGAAGGAGAAGATTGCGGTGTCGTGCGCGAACTTCTTGCGCCAATCTCCGCCTTTCTGCGCGACATGTCGCTTTACGAGATCATCGTCAACTGGCCGGGTCAGGTGGTGACCGAGGGGAGGGCCGGATGGCAGACCCACGATCTGCCGGATCTATCGTTCGACAAGCTGATGCGTCTTGCCCGCGCTGTCGCAAGCTATTCCAGTCAAGCGATCGATGAAACACGGCCGATCCTGTCGGCCACTCTGCCGGACGATGAGCGGATCCAGATCGTGATCCCACCGGCAACGACGAAGGGAACGGTCAGCGTTACGATCCGGAAGCCGTCGTCCGTTTCGCTAAGCCTCGACGATCTCGATGACGGCGGCCTGTTCGATGATGGCTTGAAAACCGAAACAGACGGCAACGCATCGGACGGCAAGCTTTTGGGGTACTACAGGAACAGGGCCTACAATGCGTTTCTGCGCGAAGCCGTCCAGGCGAGAAAAAACATCATCATTTCCGGCGCAACGGGCTCTGGCAAAACGACCTTGTCGAAAGCGCTGATCCGTCATATTCCGTCAAGCGAGCGGATCATTTCGATCGAGGACACGCCCGAGCTGGTCATCCCGCAATCGAACCACGTTCGTCTCTTTTATTCCAAAGGAGGTCAGGGCCTGGCGAAGATCGGCGCCAGGGACCTGCTGGAATCTAGCCTGCGCATGCGGCCCGATCGAATTCTGCTGCAGGAACTGCGGGACGGAACGGCATTCTATTACATCCGCAATGTCAATTCGGGGCACCCAGGTTCGATCACGACAGTGCATGCCGGCTCCGCGCAGCTCGCCTTCGAACAGCTGACATTGCTGGTCAAGGAATCGGAAGGCGGCAGGGATCTCGACAGGCATGATATCCGTGCGCTGTTGATGATTGCCATCGACGTCATCGTCCAGTGCAAACGCATCGATGGACGGTTTCGGGTGAGCGAGGTCTATTACCGGGACGCGCAAGCACCCGGGATCGGTGTCGCCGTTGTGAAAGCCGGCCAGAAATGGTCAGCTTGTGGGGGCCGCAGAACTGAGAGGCAGAGGAGGACGTAA
- the virB10 gene encoding type IV secretion system protein VirB10 has product MAAEDNTPIPGERAETSTGRRRLDNSPILKRGAVAVAIVAFVAFALWSMRGQNKPSEGTQPERVVIRQTSDFERAREPVQPVVMPTEVQLPTPVVAEEAPAEEDKLLDAARRAPVIAYGGEKGPAAERQNQSSDAPSNDFPFDVSPGTLGSEAENEDQRFNRMLTPTQLQGSRAGMLGNRDFIVAMGTSIPCVLETALSSDQPGFASCVINRDVLSDNGRVVLMEKGTQIVGEYRGGLRRGQKRLFVLWNRAKTPKGVIITLASPATDTLGRAGMDGYVDTHWWERFGSAILLSIVGDATSYASSRLQEGDVEAQDTTSAGQQAAAIAVEQSINIPPTLLKHQGDLVSIFVARDLDFSGVYRLRVTEPRNRTYDRAVLGDFSPPSTLVTK; this is encoded by the coding sequence ACGTCGACCGGTCGGCGGCGCCTCGACAACAGCCCGATCCTGAAACGCGGCGCGGTTGCCGTTGCGATCGTTGCCTTCGTCGCTTTTGCGCTCTGGTCGATGCGCGGTCAGAACAAGCCGTCAGAAGGAACCCAACCCGAGCGCGTCGTCATCCGCCAGACCTCGGATTTCGAGCGCGCCAGGGAACCGGTTCAGCCAGTCGTGATGCCGACGGAAGTGCAACTGCCAACGCCTGTGGTGGCCGAGGAGGCGCCGGCTGAGGAGGATAAGCTCCTGGACGCTGCCCGCCGCGCGCCGGTGATCGCTTATGGCGGCGAAAAGGGGCCGGCTGCCGAGCGGCAGAACCAGAGTTCGGATGCTCCATCGAACGACTTTCCGTTCGACGTCAGTCCAGGCACTCTCGGCTCTGAGGCAGAAAACGAAGATCAGCGGTTCAACAGGATGCTGACGCCGACGCAATTGCAGGGCTCGCGCGCCGGCATGCTTGGAAATCGCGATTTCATCGTCGCCATGGGAACGTCCATCCCTTGCGTGCTCGAAACAGCGCTTTCCTCGGACCAGCCGGGCTTTGCAAGCTGCGTCATCAACCGCGATGTGCTGTCGGACAATGGCCGCGTCGTGCTGATGGAGAAGGGTACCCAGATCGTTGGCGAATATCGCGGCGGTCTTCGCCGCGGTCAAAAACGCCTGTTTGTTCTGTGGAACCGTGCCAAGACGCCGAAGGGCGTGATCATCACGCTCGCGTCGCCTGCGACCGATACTCTTGGACGTGCCGGCATGGACGGCTATGTCGACACCCACTGGTGGGAGCGTTTCGGTAGCGCGATCCTGTTGTCGATCGTCGGCGATGCGACCTCCTACGCGAGCAGCCGGCTGCAGGAAGGCGATGTCGAGGCGCAGGATACCACGAGCGCCGGCCAGCAAGCCGCGGCGATCGCGGTGGAACAGTCGATCAATATCCCGCCGACGCTTCTGAAACACCAGGGCGACCTCGTCTCAATCTTCGTAGCGCGGGATCTTGATTTCTCTGGCGTTTACCGGCTTCGCGTGACGGAGCCTCGCAACAGGACCTATGACCGCGCCGTTCTCGGGGATTTCAGCCCGCCTTCCACTCTGGTCACCAAATAG